In Manis pentadactyla isolate mManPen7 chromosome 3, mManPen7.hap1, whole genome shotgun sequence, a single window of DNA contains:
- the TRIB1 gene encoding tribbles homolog 1 isoform X2, producing MHSYVRSHKRLREEEAARLFKQIVSAVAHCHQSAIVLGDLKLRKFVFSTEERTQLRLESLEDTHIIKGEDDALSDKHGCPAYVSPEILNTTGTYSGKAADVWSLGVMLYTLLVGRYPFHDSDPSALFSKIRRGQFCIPDHISPKARCLIRSLLRREPSERLTAPEILLHPWFESVLEPGYVDAEIGTSDQIVPEYQEDSDISSFFC from the exons ATGCACTCCTACGTGCGAAGCCATAAGAGGCTGCGAGAAGAGGAGGCTGCCCGGCTTTTCAAGCAGATTGTCTCCGCTGTTGCCCACTGCCACCAGTCAGCCATTGTGCTGGGGGACCTGAAGCTTAGGAAATTTGTCTTCTCTACGGAGGAGAG AACCCAGCTCAGACTGGAAAGTCTAGAAGATACACACATAATCAAAGGGGAAGATGATGCTCTGTCAGACAAACACGGCTGCCCAGCTTACGTGAGCCCTGAGATTCTGAACACCACTGGAACCTACTCTGGGAAGGCAGCAGACGTTTGGAGCCTAGGGGTGATGCTCTACACCCTTTTGGTGGGACGGTACCCCTTCCATGACTCAGACCCTAGTGCCCTTTTCTCCAAAATCCGACGTGGACAGTTCTGCATTCCCGACCACATTTCCCCCAAAGCCAGATGTCTCATTCGCAGCCTCCTGAGACGGGAGCCTTCTGAGAGACTCACTGCTCCTGAGATATTGCTCCATCCCTGGTTTGAGTCTGTCTTGGAACCTGGGTACGTAGACGCAGAAATAGGAACTTCCGACCAGATTGTTCCAGAGTACCAGGAGGACAGTGACATTAGTTCCTTCTTCTGCTAA
- the TRIB1 gene encoding tribbles homolog 1 isoform X1: MRVGPVRSAMSGASQPRGPALLLPAARGTPAKRLLDADDAAAVAAKCPRLSECSSPPDYLSPPGSPCSPQPPPAAPGAGSGSGSAPVPSRIADYLLLPLAEREHVSRALCIHTGRELRCKVFPIKHYQDKIRPYIQLPSHRNITGIVEVILGETKAYVFFEKDFGDMHSYVRSHKRLREEEAARLFKQIVSAVAHCHQSAIVLGDLKLRKFVFSTEERTQLRLESLEDTHIIKGEDDALSDKHGCPAYVSPEILNTTGTYSGKAADVWSLGVMLYTLLVGRYPFHDSDPSALFSKIRRGQFCIPDHISPKARCLIRSLLRREPSERLTAPEILLHPWFESVLEPGYVDAEIGTSDQIVPEYQEDSDISSFFC; this comes from the exons ATGCGGGTCGGTCCCGTGCGCTCTGCCATGAGCGGCGCCTCGCAGCCCCGCGGCCCGGCCTTGCTACTCCCGGCAGCCCGGGGCACCCCGGCCAAACGCCTGCTGGACGCGGACGATGCGGCGGCCGTGGCGGCCAAATGCCCGCGCCTCTCTGAGTGCTCAAGTCCCCCGGACTACCTCAGCCCCCCCGGCTCTCCCTGCAGTCCGCAGCCTCCTCCCGCCGCGCCGGGTGCCGGCAGCGGCTCCGGGAGCGCGCCGGTGCCTAGCCGGATCGCCGACTACCTGCTGCTGCCTCTGGCCGAGCGCGAGCATGTGTCCCGGGCGCTGTGCATCCACACCGGCCGCGAGCTGCGCTGCAAG GTGTTTCCCATTAAACACTACCAGGACAAAATCAGGCCTTACATCCAGCTGCCATCACACAGGAACATCACCGGCATTGTGGAAGTGATCCTTGGGGAAACCAAGGCCTACGTCTTCTTTGAGAAGGACTTTGGGGACATGCACTCCTACGTGCGAAGCCATAAGAGGCTGCGAGAAGAGGAGGCTGCCCGGCTTTTCAAGCAGATTGTCTCCGCTGTTGCCCACTGCCACCAGTCAGCCATTGTGCTGGGGGACCTGAAGCTTAGGAAATTTGTCTTCTCTACGGAGGAGAG AACCCAGCTCAGACTGGAAAGTCTAGAAGATACACACATAATCAAAGGGGAAGATGATGCTCTGTCAGACAAACACGGCTGCCCAGCTTACGTGAGCCCTGAGATTCTGAACACCACTGGAACCTACTCTGGGAAGGCAGCAGACGTTTGGAGCCTAGGGGTGATGCTCTACACCCTTTTGGTGGGACGGTACCCCTTCCATGACTCAGACCCTAGTGCCCTTTTCTCCAAAATCCGACGTGGACAGTTCTGCATTCCCGACCACATTTCCCCCAAAGCCAGATGTCTCATTCGCAGCCTCCTGAGACGGGAGCCTTCTGAGAGACTCACTGCTCCTGAGATATTGCTCCATCCCTGGTTTGAGTCTGTCTTGGAACCTGGGTACGTAGACGCAGAAATAGGAACTTCCGACCAGATTGTTCCAGAGTACCAGGAGGACAGTGACATTAGTTCCTTCTTCTGCTAA